A section of the Maylandia zebra isolate NMK-2024a linkage group LG8, Mzebra_GT3a, whole genome shotgun sequence genome encodes:
- the LOC112435244 gene encoding NAD(P)H dehydrogenase [quinone] 1-like produces the protein MAKTVLIVYAHESPASFNAAAKDAAVASLTAQGCTVEVSDLYAMKFKAAATTEDITGGVKDAENFCYAKEIKLASEEGRLADDIKKEQEKLKEADLVIFQFPMYWSSVPAIMKGWMDRVLGFAYAPEKRYSEGIFKDKKAMLSFTTDCPESVCSDTGINGDINVTLWPLQNGILNYCGFQVFAPQIFWDPATGSPESRSSMLEGWRTRLQNLCGEATVYFAPLDYFDKGKGFLLKPEVKEKYASKDSGLTVGIHMGKPLPANSQTKAGV, from the exons ATGG CAAAGACAGTGTTGATTGTGTATGCCCATGAAAGCCCTGCCTCTTTCAATGCTGCTGCCAAAGATGCTGCTGTGGCATCTTTGACTGCTCAAGGCTGCACTGTAGAGGTGTCTGACCTGTACGCCATGAAGTTCAAAGCTGCTGCTACTACTGAGGACATCACTG GTGGAGTGAAGGATGCTGAGAACTTCTGCTACGCAAAGGAGATCAAATTGGCATCAGAGGAGGGCAGACTTGCAGATGACATCAAAAAAGAGCAGGAGAAACTCAAGGAGGCAGACCTTGTCATCTTTCAG ttCCCCATGTACTGGTCATCTGTTCCTGCCATCATGAAGGGGTGGATGGATCGTGTGTTGGGCTTTGCCTACGCACCGGAGAAGCGGTACAGTGAGGGGATCTTCAAG GACAAGAAAGCCATGCTGTCCTTCACCACTGACTGTCCTGAATCTGTGTGCAGTGACACTGGCATCAATGGAGACATCAATGTCACACTGTGGCCACTGCAG AACGGGATCCTGAACTACTGTGGCTTCCAGGTTTTTGCCCCTCAGATCTTCTGGGATCCTGCTACTGGTTCTCCTGAATCTCGCAGCTCCATGCTGGAGGGCTGGCGCACACGACTGCAAAACCTCTGTGGGGAAGCCACTGTGTACTTTGCTCCCTTGGACTACTTTGACAAGGGGAAGGGTTTCCTGCTGAAGCCTGAGGTCAAAGAGAAATATGCCAGCAAAGACTCTGGCCTCACAGTGGGGATCCACATGGGCAAGCCACTGCCAGCCAACAGCCAGACCAAGGCCGGGGTCTGA
- the LOC106675519 gene encoding NAD(P)H dehydrogenase [quinone] 1 — translation MAKKVLIVYAHESPASFNAAAKDAAVAALTAQGCTVEVSDLYAMKFKAAATTEDITGGVKDAENFCYAKEIKLASEEGRLAEDIKKEQEKLKEADLVIFQFPMYWSSVPAIMKGWMDRVLGFAYAQEKRYSEGIFKDKKAMLSFTTDCPESVYSDTGINGDINVTLWPLQNGILNYCGFQVFAPQIFWDPATGSPESRSSVLEGWRTRLQNLCGEATVYFAPLDYFDKEKGFLLKPEVKEKYASNESGLTVGIHMGKPLPANSQTKARV, via the exons ATGG CCAAGAAAGTGCTGATTGTGTATGCCCATGAAAGCCCTGCCTCCTTCAATGCTGCTGCCAAAGATGCTGCTGTGGCAGCTCTGACTGCTCAAGGCTGCACTGTAGAGGTGTCTGACCTGTACGCCATGAAGTTCAAAGCTGCTGCTACTACTGAGGACATCACTG GTGGAGTGAAGGATGCTGAGAACTTCTGCTACGCAAAAGAGATCAAATTGGCATCAGAGGAGGGCAGACTTGCAGAAGACATCAAAAAAGAGCAGGAGAAGCTCAAGGAGGCAGACCTTGTCATCTTTCAG ttCCCCATGTACTGGTCATCTGTTCCTGCAATCATGAAGGGGTGGATGGATCGTGTGTTGGGCTTTGCCTACGCACAGGAGAAGCGGTACAGTGAGGGGATCTTCAAG GACAAGAAAGCCATGCTGTCCTTCACCACTGACTGTCCTGAATCTGTGTACAGTGACACTGGCATCAATGGTGACATCAATGTCACACTGTGGCCACTGCAG AACGGGATCCTGAACTACTGTGGCTTCCAGGTTTTTGCCCCTCAGATCTTCTGGGATCCTGCTACTGGTTCTCCTGAATCTCGCAGCTCCGTGCTGGAGGGCTGGCGCacacggctgcaaaacctctgtGGGGAAGCCACTGTGTACTTTGCTCCCTTGGACTACTTTGACAAGGAGAAGGGTTTCCTGCTGAAGCCTGAGGTCAAAGAGAAATATGCCAGCAACGAGTCTGGCCTCACAGTGGGGATCCACATGGGCAAGCCACTGCCAGCCAACAGCCAGACCAAGGCCAGGGTCTGA
- the LOC106675514 gene encoding NAD(P)H dehydrogenase [quinone] 1 — protein sequence MAKKVLIVYAHESPASFNAAAKDAAVAALTAQGCTVEVSDLYAMKFKAAATTEDITGGVKDAENFCYAKEIKLASEEGRLAEDIKKEQEKLKEADLVIFQFPMYWSSVPAIMKGWMDRVLGFAYAQEKRYSEGIFKDKKAMLSFTTDCPESVYSDTGINGDINVTLWPLQNGILNYCGFQVFAPQIFWDPATGSPESRSSMLEGWRTRLQNLCGEASVYFAPLDYFDKEKGFLLKPEVKEKYASKESGLTVGIHMGKPLPANSQTKAGV from the exons ATGG CCAAGAAAGTGCTGATTGTGTATGCCCATGAGAGCCCTGCCTCTTTCAATGCTGCTGCCAAAGATGCTGCTGTGGCAGCTCTGACTGCTCAAGGCTGCACTGTAGAGGTGTCTGACCTGTACGCCATGAAGTTCAAAGCTGCTGCTACTACTGAGGACATCACTG GTGGAGTGAAGGATGCTGAGAACTTCTGCTACGCAAAAGAGATCAAATTGGCATCAGAGGAGGGCAGACTTGCAGAAGACATCAAAAAAGAGCAGGAGAAGCTCAAGGAGGCAGACCTTGTCATCTTTCAG ttCCCCATGTACTGGTCATCTGTTCCTGCAATCATGAAGGGGTGGATGGATCGTGTGTTGGGCTTTGCCTACGCACAGGAGAAGCGGTACAGTGAGGGGATCTTCAAG GACAAGAAAGCCATGCTGTCCTTCACCACTGACTGTCCTGAATCTGTGTACAGTGACACTGGCATCAATGGTGACATCAATGTCACACTGTGGCCACTGCAG AACGGGATCCTGAACTACTGTGGCTTCCAGGTTTTTGCCCCTCAGATCTTCTGGGATCCTGCTACTGGTTCTCCTGAATCTCGCAGCTCCATGCTGGAGGGCTGGCGCACACGACTGCAAAACCTCTGTGGGGAAGCCAGTGTGTACTTTGCTCCCTTGGACTACTTTGACAAGGAGAAGGGTTTCCTGCTGAAGCCTGAGGTCAAAGAGAAATATGCCAGCAAAGAATCTGGCCTCACAGTGGGGATCCACATGGGCAAGCCACTGCCAGCCAACAGCCAGACCAAGGCCGGGGTCTGA
- the LOC101466909 gene encoding NAD(P)H dehydrogenase [quinone] 1, with the protein MAKKVLIVYAHESPASFNAAAKDAAVASLTAQGCTVEVSDLYAMKFKAAATTEDITGGVKDAENFCYAKEIKLASEEGRLAEDIKKEQEKLKEADLVIFQFPMYWSSVPAIMKGWMDRVLGFAYAQEKRYSEGIFKDKKAMLSFTTDCPESVYSDTGINGDINVTLWPLQNGILNYCGFQVFAPQIFWDPATGSPESRSSMLEGWCTRLQNLCGEASVYFAPLDYFDKEKGFLLKPEVKEKYASKECGLTVGIHMGKPLPANSQTKARV; encoded by the exons ATGG CAAAGAAAGTGCTGATTGTGTATGCCCATGAGAGCCCTGCCTCTTTCAATGCTGCTGCCAAAGATGCTGCTGTGGCATCTTTGACTGCTCAAGGCTGCACTGTAGAGGTGTCTGACCTGTACGCCATGAAGTTCAAAGCTGCTGCTACTACTGAGGACATCACTG GTGGAGTGAAGGATGCTGAGAACTTCTGCTACGCAAAGGAGATCAAATTGGCATCAGAGGAGGGCAGACTTGCAGAAGACATCAAAAAAGAGCAGGAGAAGCTCAAGGAGGCAGACCTTGTCATCTTTCAG TTCCCCATGTACTGGTCATCTGTTCCTGCAATCATGAAGGGGTGGATGGATCGTGTGTTGGGCTTTGCCTACGCACAGGAGAAGCGGTACAGTGAGGGGATCTTCAAG GACAAGAAAGCCATGCTGTCCTTCACCACTGACTGTCCTGAATCTGTGTACAGTGACACTGGCATCAATGGAGACATCAATGTCACACTGTGGCCACTGCAG AACGGGATCCTGAACTACTGTGGCTTCCAGGTTTTTGCCCCTCAGATCTTCTGGGATCCTGCTACTGGTTCTCCTGAATCTCGCAGCTCCATGCTGGAGGGCTGGTGCACACGACTGCAAAACCTCTGTGGGGAAGCCAGTGTGTACTTTGCTCCCTTGGACTACTTTGACAAGGAGAAGGGTTTCCTGCTGAAGCCTGAGGTCAAAGAGAAATATGCCAGCAAAGAATGTGGCCTCACAGTGGGGATCCACATGGGCAAGCCACTGCCAGCCAACAGCCAGACCAAGGCCAGGGTCTGA
- the LOC143412438 gene encoding LOW QUALITY PROTEIN: ribosyldihydronicotinamide dehydrogenase [quinone]-like (The sequence of the model RefSeq protein was modified relative to this genomic sequence to represent the inferred CDS: deleted 1 base in 1 codon), giving the protein MAKKVLIVYAHESPASFNAAAKDAAVAALTAQGCTVEVSDLYAMKFKAAATTEDITGGLKDAENFCYAKEIKLASEEGRLADDIKKEQEKLKEADLVIFQFPMYWSSVSAIMKGWMDRVLGFAYAQEKRYSEGIFKDKKAMLSFTTDCPESVYSDTGINGDINVTLWPLQNGILNYCGFQVFAP; this is encoded by the exons ATGG CCAAGAAAGTGCTGATTGTGTATGCCCATGAGAGCCCTGCCTCTTTCAATGCTGCTGCCAAAGATGCTGCTGTGGCAGCTCTGACTGCTCAAGGCTGCACTGTAGAGGTGTCTGACCTGTACGCCATGAAGTTCAAAGCTGCTGCTACTACTGAGGACATCACTG GTGGATTGAAGGATGCTGAGAACTTCTGCTACGCAAAGGAGATCAAATTGGCATCAGAGGAGGGCAGACTTGCAGATGACATC AAAAAAGAGCAGGAGAAGCTCAAGGAGGCAGACCTTGTCATCTTTCAG ttCCCCATGTACTGGTCATCTGTTTCGGCAATCATGAAGGGGTGGATGGATCGCGTGTTGGGCTTTGCCTACGCACAGGAGAAGCGGTACAGTGAGGGGATCTTCAAG GACAAGAAAGCCATGTTGTCCTTCACCACTGACTGTCCTGAATCTGTGTACAGTGACACTGGCATCAATGGAGACATCAATGTCACACTGTGGCCACTGCAG AACGGGATCCTGAACTACTGTGGCTTCCAGGTTTTTGCCCCTTAG